The Microbacterium sulfonylureivorans region CGGAATGCGCCTTGGCCAGCGTGATGCCGAGGGTGTCCTCGACCACCGCGCCGAGTCCGACGCGCTCGTGGCCGAGCAGCCGCGCGGCCAGTTCGGTGTCGAACATCGACGCCGGCTCGAGGCCGAGCTCGCGCAGCGACGGAAGATCCTGACTCGCGGCGTGGAGGATCCATTCGGCGTCGCCGATCGCGTCCTGCAGCGAGCCGAACTCGCCGATGGGCGGGGGATCGAACAGGAACACACCCGCTCCGCGACGGAAGACCTGGATCAGGTAGGCACGCTGCGAGTAGCGGAACCCCGACGCGCGCTCCACGTCGACCGCGACAGGACCGTACCCGTTCGCCAGTCGCCGCGACGCGTCGACCAGGTCCTCGAGCCGATCGATGACGACGTAATCAGTCACGCGTCGCCCTACGCGAACCCAGCATTGCAATCCCTTCCGAGCCCGGCGGAAGACCCGCGAGCATGCACACAAGCTCTGCCCATGCTTCCACGTGCGGCGCGATCGCGCCTTCCGGCGACCAGGAGGCCCGCAGTTCGATCTGCGCGCCGTCGCCTTCGGATGCGAGAGAGCCGAACCCCTTCGACAGCGTCTTGGTCGCGGTGCCGGAGGCCGAATGGAACGCCGCACGCCGCGATTCCAAGGCATCCGTGAGCCACGCCCACGCGACATCCGCCAGCATCGGATCGACGCCGATGTCGGGCTCGAGCGGCGCCTGCGCGAAGCAGACGATGCGCCACGGCCCATTCCACTGCGCCGGCTCGTCGGGATCGTGCAGCAGGATGAACCGCCCCGTCCCGTACGCCGACTCGACGCCCTCATCCTCCGGCCGGACGTCGCCCGCCAGCGCGAGCGCGTTCGTCGCCAGCCCGGTCGGCGCGGGGATCTCGCGGACGGACAGGTCTCCGCGGAATTCGATCGCCCGCACCTGTTCGGCCACGTTCGCGAACGGCGTCATAGCCGCCGGGGGACGATGCTCAGCCACGCGGACAGACTAGAGTGAGGCCTCGATGGTCGCCTCCAGGCGCGCCGCGATGGGCGGCGCATCACCCACTCTCCTTGCCGGGATCCGGCCCGCGCTCACTGTGATCAGCGTGGCCCTCGCCGGTGTGCTCTCCGCGATGGCGGTCGCGTCCATCCACATGGCGCGCCGCGTCGTGACACCGGCCGTGCGTCTCCCCGACACGCGGATCCTGTCGCTCGACACCGCGGCGCAGACGATCACGCTGTCGCGCACGCCCGACACCGAGCTTCCCGGACGCTACGGCCTGTTCACGAGCGGCACGTCGGACTACGTCAAGCTCGGCTCCGTGCTCTCCGAGGACGAGACGAGCGTGAAGCGCAAGCTGCTCACTCATGTCGCCTCCGATGCCCGCCTGTCGCCGGATGCGGCCTTCAGCGGCTGGTATTACGACCGTCCCGAGCAGCTGCAGCTCCCGTTCACCCCCGAGCTCATCGGCTCTGCGGTCGGCCCGTGCCCCGCGTGGCTGTTCCCTGCAGGCGCCGGTGGCGTCTGGGTCATCCAGATCCACGGCCGGGGGACGACCCGAGCGGAGTGTCTGCGGGCGGTGCCGCTGTTCCACCGGAACGGAATCACGTCGCTCGTCGTCTCGTACCGCAACGACGGCGAAGCGCCGCGCAGCCGAGCGGGCACCTACACGCTCGGTGCCACGGAGTGGCGCGATGTGGACGCCGCCGTCGGGTTCGCGCGTCGTCGCGGAGCCGAGCGGATCATCCTCATGGGATGGTCGATGGGCGGAGCGATCGCCCTCCAGATCTCGCTGAACTCGGCGCACCGGGCCGCGATCACCGGGCTGATCCTCGAGTCGCCCGTCGTCGACTGGCGACTCGTCCTCGAGTATCAGGCCCGGCTCATGAGGGTTCCGCCCACCGTCAGCCGGCTGGCGATCGGAGCGCTGCAGAGCGATTGGGCGACGCCCGTCACCCGCGCTGGGGGCGCGATCCCGTTCGACCGCCTCGACGTCGTCGCGCGCGCGCAGGAGCTGCGGCATCCGATGCTCATCCTTCACAGCGACGACGACGGATTCGTCCCCTCGGACGCCTCCCACGACCTCGTCGCGGCGCGACCGGACATCGTCCAGCTCGAGGTGTTCGAGGTGGCTCGGCACACCAAGCTCTGGAACTACGATCAGGAGCGCTGGAGCGAGCGCATCGGCGGGTGGCTGGCCGAGCACGACCTGACTCCGACGCCGCCCTCCGCCGAGGACTGACGAGCGGCCTCAGGGGCGGCGCTTCGCCTGCACCTGGCGCTTCGCACGCATGAGCATGCCGGTCATTCCGGAGATGCGCAGCGGGGAGACGACGCGTGTGAGCCCGATGCTCTGCGGGAAGTCCGCGGGGATCGCGAGGACCTCGTCGGCCGTCAGCCCCGTGATGCCCTGCGCGAGGATGCTCGCGAATCCTCGCGTGGTCGGCGCCTCGGGCGGTGCCGTGGCGTGCATGGCCACCACGCCGGCGTCATCGACGTCGATGACGATGAACACGGGGGACTGGCACTCGGCCACCCGCTCGTAGAGTTCCGGGTGCCCTTCGAACTCGGCGGGCACCGGCGGCAGCTCCTGCGAGAACTCCAGCAGCAGCTGCAGCCGATCGGACTCGGGGAGCTCGAGGAACTCGTCGCGGATCTCGGCAAGACTCGCGGGAAGCACGGGGTCGGACATCCCCGCCATCATTTCACGGGAGAGGGTGGGGCGGATGCCTCGTCCTCAGCGAGCAGGAAGCTCACCGGGCTCTGAGCCCGACACGATCGGCACGCGCACGGCGCTGCCCCACTCGGTCCACGAGCCGTCGTAGTTGCGTACGTGCTCGAATCCGAGCAGGTGCTTGAGGACGAACCACGTGTGGCTGGATCGCTCGCCGATGCGGCAGTATGCCACGACCGCATCGTCGTCCTGCAGGCCGACCTCGTCACGGTAGATCGCGTCGAGCTCCGCGCGCGGCTTGAAGCCGCCGTCCGCGGCCACCGCTCGCGCCCACGGAACGCTCTTCGCGGTCGGGATGTGCCCGGCGCGAAGCGCGCCCTCTTCGGGATAGGCGGGCGCCGAGGTGCGCGAGCCGTCGTACTCCTCGGGGGAGCGGACGTCGATGAGCGGGCTGCCCAGGTGCTCGAGCACATCGTCCTTGTACGCGCGCAGCGCGGTGTCGTCGCGCTCGACGACGGGATACTCGGTCGGTGCGCGGCCGGCGGGTTCCGTCGTGATCGGGCGGCCCTCCGCGATCCACTTGTCGCGACCGCCGTCGAGCAGCCGCACGTCCTCGTGGCCGAAGAGCGAGAACACCCACAGCGCATACGCAGCCCACCAGTTGTTCTTGTCGCCGTAGATCACGACGGTGTCGTCACGCGAGATCCCCTTTCTGCCGAGGAGTTCCGCGAAGCCGGCGCCGTCGACGTAGTCGCGCACCACCGGGTCGTTGAGCTCGGTGTGCCAGTCGACTTTGACCGCACCGGGGATATGGCCCGTCTCATAGAGGAGGACGTCTTCGTCGGATTCGACGACGACGAGACCGGGCTCACGCAGTCGCGCCTGGAGCCAGTCGCCTGTGACGAGGCGCCGGGGTTCGGCGTACTCGGCGAACTTGGCGGACGACGTGTCGGTCTCGACGGTCATGGCGATGCTCCTCGGTCAGGGCGAAAGGGGAAGACGACTAGGGTTGAACCGTCCTCTCCGACCCTAGATTCCCGGGCGAGGCCCCATCCTCCTTCTGTAAGACTCCGACACAGGATCCGTATGACCGCCTCCGCCGCCCGCACCGGCATCGTCCACCTCGCGGAGCGCACCCCGCAGCTCGCGGGCGCAGAGATGGTCGCCGCGCTCGTACCGCCCCCGCAGTTCGCCGACGCGACGTTCGACACGTACCGCGCGGACCCGGAATTCCCTTCACAGCAGGAGGCGAAGGACCTGCTCCGAGCTTTCTGCGGCGCGGGCCAGCTGGCGAAGGGCGGCTTCTTCCGCAAGGCGAAGAGGCCGGAGGTGAAGCCCGGCGTCTACCTCGACGGAGGGTTCGGCGTCGGCAAGACGCATCTGCTCGCGTCGATCTATCACGCGATGCCGGCACGGCGGAAGTACTTCGGCTCGTTCATCGAGTACACCGCGCTCGTCGGGGCGATGGGCTATCAGAACACGGTCGAGCTGTTCCGCGGAGCCGACCTGCTCTGCATCGACGAGTTCGAGCTCGACGATCCGGGCGACACGATGGTGATGACGCGGCTGCTCGCGGAGCTCGTCTCATCCGGCACGCGGCTGGCCGCGACATCCAACACCCCACCCAACGCCCTCGGCGAGGGCCGGTTCGCCGCGCAGGACTTCCTGCGCGAGATCCACGCGATGGCGTCCAGCTTCCAGACGATCCGCATCGACGGCACGGACTACCGCCACCGCGCGGTCGACGGGCACGCCGCGGTGCTGTCCGCGCCGCAGTACGAGGCTGCGATCGCGGATGCCGCGGCCGCCGGCACTGCGTCGGACGACACGTTCGCCCAGCTCATCGCCCACCTCGCCAAGGTGCATCCCTCGCGTTACATCCGGCTCATCGAGGGCATCACTGCCGTGGGACTGCGCGAGGTGGAGCCGTTCACCGATCAGTCCGCCGCGCTGCGATTCGTCGCCTTCATCGACCGGGTGTACGACGCCGAGCTGCCCATCCGGGCGACGGGCGTCTCGCTCGACCTGGTCTTCCCCGACGAGATGCTCTCGGGCGGCTATCGGAAGAAGTACCTGCGCGCGATCTCGCGCCTGGTGGCGTCGACTCTCGCCTGATTCACGGCACCCGTCCGCCCCCGCGAAACACGATGTTTACGCACACGCGCTTCACGTAACCGGCGGGAAACACAGGGTGAACCGCGGCCGAAACGGGCCGTCGCGACACTGGGGGGACCCGACGCTACACCTGCGTCCCTGCAGAGAGGTTCACCCCGAGATGGATCAAGGCAACACCGCATTCATCCTGATATGCGCGGCACTCGTCCTTCTGATGACGCCCGGACTCGCGTTCTTCTACGGCGGACTCGTCAAGGCCAAGAGCGTCATCAGCATGATGATGCTCAGCTTCGGCGCCATGGGCCTGATCGGCGTCCTGTGGGTCGTCTACGGCTACGCGATCGCGTTCCCCGGCTCTGAGGGCCTCGTCGCCCCCTGGGCGATCGACTGGAACAACATCGGCCTTTCGGCGCTCATCGAGGTTCCGGAGGGCGCAGCGTTCCCGCCGCTCGCATTCGTCGCCTTCCAGGCGACCTTCGCCATCATCACCGTCGCGCTCGTCTCCGGCGCCATCGCCGACCGGGCGAAGTTCGGCTCGTGGCTGATCTTCGCCGCGCTCTGGGCAACGATCGTGTACTTCCCGGTCGCCAGCTGGGTGTTCAACTTCGGCCTCGCCGAGGACGGCAGCTTCGCCTACGGCGGCTGGATCACCTACGGCCTGCAGGAGTGGTTCGGCCTCGGTGCGATCGACTTCGCC contains the following coding sequences:
- a CDS encoding DUF3000 domain-containing protein; this translates as MTPFANVAEQVRAIEFRGDLSVREIPAPTGLATNALALAGDVRPEDEGVESAYGTGRFILLHDPDEPAQWNGPWRIVCFAQAPLEPDIGVDPMLADVAWAWLTDALESRRAAFHSASGTATKTLSKGFGSLASEGDGAQIELRASWSPEGAIAPHVEAWAELVCMLAGLPPGSEGIAMLGSRRATRD
- a CDS encoding alpha/beta hydrolase family protein; translated protein: MVASRRAAMGGASPTLLAGIRPALTVISVALAGVLSAMAVASIHMARRVVTPAVRLPDTRILSLDTAAQTITLSRTPDTELPGRYGLFTSGTSDYVKLGSVLSEDETSVKRKLLTHVASDARLSPDAAFSGWYYDRPEQLQLPFTPELIGSAVGPCPAWLFPAGAGGVWVIQIHGRGTTRAECLRAVPLFHRNGITSLVVSYRNDGEAPRSRAGTYTLGATEWRDVDAAVGFARRRGAERIILMGWSMGGAIALQISLNSAHRAAITGLILESPVVDWRLVLEYQARLMRVPPTVSRLAIGALQSDWATPVTRAGGAIPFDRLDVVARAQELRHPMLILHSDDDGFVPSDASHDLVAARPDIVQLEVFEVARHTKLWNYDQERWSERIGGWLAEHDLTPTPPSAED
- a CDS encoding sulfurtransferase produces the protein MTVETDTSSAKFAEYAEPRRLVTGDWLQARLREPGLVVVESDEDVLLYETGHIPGAVKVDWHTELNDPVVRDYVDGAGFAELLGRKGISRDDTVVIYGDKNNWWAAYALWVFSLFGHEDVRLLDGGRDKWIAEGRPITTEPAGRAPTEYPVVERDDTALRAYKDDVLEHLGSPLIDVRSPEEYDGSRTSAPAYPEEGALRAGHIPTAKSVPWARAVAADGGFKPRAELDAIYRDEVGLQDDDAVVAYCRIGERSSHTWFVLKHLLGFEHVRNYDGSWTEWGSAVRVPIVSGSEPGELPAR
- the zapE gene encoding cell division protein ZapE gives rise to the protein MTASAARTGIVHLAERTPQLAGAEMVAALVPPPQFADATFDTYRADPEFPSQQEAKDLLRAFCGAGQLAKGGFFRKAKRPEVKPGVYLDGGFGVGKTHLLASIYHAMPARRKYFGSFIEYTALVGAMGYQNTVELFRGADLLCIDEFELDDPGDTMVMTRLLAELVSSGTRLAATSNTPPNALGEGRFAAQDFLREIHAMASSFQTIRIDGTDYRHRAVDGHAAVLSAPQYEAAIADAAAAGTASDDTFAQLIAHLAKVHPSRYIRLIEGITAVGLREVEPFTDQSAALRFVAFIDRVYDAELPIRATGVSLDLVFPDEMLSGGYRKKYLRAISRLVASTLA
- a CDS encoding SufE family protein; this translates as MSDPVLPASLAEIRDEFLELPESDRLQLLLEFSQELPPVPAEFEGHPELYERVAECQSPVFIVIDVDDAGVVAMHATAPPEAPTTRGFASILAQGITGLTADEVLAIPADFPQSIGLTRVVSPLRISGMTGMLMRAKRQVQAKRRP